In the Blautia coccoides genome, TTACAGACTGATGCTGCAATCACCAGAGGAACTTGGCACATACGCGGATCTATCTCCGGAATTAGCCAGGCGTATCCATGCCCGTCTGAATGACTTCCGAAGCTTCTCCCAGTTTTTATCACTGTTAAAGACTAGGGAGCTGACCTATACACGGATCAGCCGCGCGCTTCTGCATGTACTTCTCAACATAAAGGAGGATATGTCTCCGCTTTCCCCAGTCCCTTACGCCCGGATTTTAGGTTTCAGCAGAGCAGGCAGCGGCCTCCTTCGTGAGATCAAGGCAAACACAAGGATTCCCCTTATCACCAAAGCAGCGGATCACCGGAAGCTTCTGTCTGATTCGGCTCAGAGAAAATTTGAACAGGACTTGTTTGCTTCCAACCTGTACGAGACTGTACGCACACAAAAAAACGGGACAGTTTTTGTAAATGACATACAAAAACCTCCCGTTATCCTATAGCGTGTGTATTTACTTTTGTTTTTCTGTTCCATGACAGCAGCTGCAGTTTCCGCCGCAGCTTCCGCATGTCCTGCCTGCCTTTTTGTCCTTTACCATTTTCCTTACCACCAGGCCCACAACACAGAGCAGGATCAGAAGCACGATCATAGTTCCAGCATTCATACGATATCACCTTTCCGGACAGGCCGGAAGGCATTTACGCCTTCGCGGCTTTTCCTGTTTTCATTTTTATATCCAAAGTATTTTTTTCTTTATAGGGTCTGAACAGCAAATACAGAAATACTGCTATGATAATGACTGCCGCTACCGTTCCTATTCCAAACGCTCCGCCTTCCAGCAGATGTCCCATCTGGTAGATCACAAGAGCTGAGCAGTAAGCCAGCAGTGTCTGGTATCCAATAGCAAACCAGAACCAGCCTGCATTGTTCATTTCACGTTTGATCGCTCCCATTGCCGCAAAGCAGGGCGCGCACAAAAGGTTGAACACCAGGAAGGAGTAAGCTGCTGCTGCTGTAAAGCTGCCCGCAAGAGTTCCCCAGATTTCCGCACCGTTTTCTGCCACTTCTGAGAATCCGTAAAGGATACCAAAGGTACCGACCACATTTTCTTTTGCAACCAGTCCGGAAACTGCTGCCACAGCCGCTTTCCAGTCTCCCCATCCAAGAGGGATGAACAGCCAGGAAATGCCTTTTCCGATGGCTGCCAGCAGGGAATGATCCATATCATCCACCATGCCGAAGGAGCCGTTCTCGAATCCAAATCCTTGAGTAAACCAGATAAATATAGTGGAAAGAAGGATCACCGTACCGGCTTTTTTGATAAAGGACCAGCCTCTCTCCCACATGCTGCGCAGAACATTTCCCACGGTAGGCATATGGTATGCCGGCAGTTCCATAACGAAAGGTGCCGGGTCCCCGGAGAATTTCCTGGTCTTTTTTAAAATGATACCGGAGCAGATGATAGCCAGAACACCCACAATGTAGGCACTGGGTGCCACCCACCATGCGCCGCCGAACAGGGCACCTGCAATAAGGGCGATGATCGGCAGTTTTGCGCTGCACGGAATGAATGTGGTGGTCATAATGGTCATCTTGCGGTCTCTGTCGTTCTCTATGGTCCTTGAGGCCATGATCCCCGGAACACCGCATCCTGTCCCGATCAGCATCGGTATGAAGGATTTTCCCGAAAGGCCGAATTTACGGAAGATACGGTCCATAATAAAGGCAACACGGGCCATGTATCCGCATCCCTCCAGGAAGGCTAAAAAGAGAAACAGTACCAGCATCTGCGGCACAAATCCAAGTACAGCGCCAACGCCGGCAACGATGCCGTCCACGATCAGGCTCTGAAGCCATGCTGCGCAGTTGACAGCTTCCAATCCGTTGTTCAGCAGTTCAGGTATGGCAGGGACGTGCAGGGAAGAGATACCCAGGAAATTCCATCCGTCTGCAAACACGCCATCATTCACCCAGTCTGTGGCCCATCCGCCTACGGTACTGACAGACACATAATATACCAGTGCCATCACAGCAAAGAAGATAGGAAGGCCAAGGAAACGGTTTGTGACGATCCCGTCAATCTTATCTGAGGTGGTCATCTTCCCTCTGCTTTTTTTCGTGTATGCTTTTTTTATAACTGTTCCTATATATGTATATCTCTCATTGGTGATTATACTTTCGGAGTCATCATCCAAATCTTTTTCCACAGCAGCGATGATCGCCTCCACATCCGGCAGTCCTGTTGTGGTCTCACCGATTTTATTATCTCTCTCAAACAGCTTTACTGCGTAAAAGCGTCTCTGACCTTCCGGAATCTTGCTGTCCAGCAAAGATTCGATCTCATCCAGCGCTTCCTCCACACGTTTCTGGAATCTGTGGACCGGCGCGCCTGCACTTTTCTTTCCGGCTATACGCACCGCTTTGTCAGCCGCCTCTTTGATCCCGGTTCCCTTCAAAGCGGAGATTTCAACCACTTCACATCCAAGCTGTCTGGATAATTCTCCAATCTTTATGATATCTCCGTTTTTTTCCACCACATCCATCATGTTCACTGCCATGATCACGGGAATGCCAAGCTCCATAAGCTGGGTGGACAGATACAGATTCCTCTCCAGGTTCGTGCCATCTACAATATTCAGTATGGCGTCAGGGCGCTCTGCGATCAGATAGTTTCTGGCCACCACTTCCTCCAGTGTATAAGGAGACAGGGAATAAATCCCCGGAAGGTCCATGATGATCACATCCTTGTTTCCTTTCAGCTTTCCTTCCTTTTTTTCTACTGTAACACCGGGCCAGTTTCCCACGAACTGGTTGGACCCTGTAAGGGCATTGAACAGCGTAGTCTTACCACAGTTCGGGTTGCCGGCAAGCGCAATTTTAACTGACATCTTCTCTTCCTCCTCTATCTCTCTCCCTCTGCATAAATGTTTTGGATCCTTGTGCATAAGGCGGGCTTATCACCCCTTTATGTATTTCCGGATTAGCTTTCGCTAACCTATTTTTCAAAAAATATGGTTAGAGTATTCTAACCATAAGCCCTGAAAAAATGCCGCAGCTCTTAAGCCAGCAGCATATCTACTGAATCTCGATCATCTCCGCGTCTGCCTTCCGAAGGGAAAGCTCATAGCCTCTCACCGTAACCTCTACTGGGTCACCAAAGGGCGCTACTTTTCTCACATAGACATCCGTTCCCTTTGTGATCCCCATATCCATGATGCGGCGTTTCACAGCGCCTTCTCCGTGTAGTTTAACCACTTTGACGCTCTGTCCGCATTTTACATTCCGCAGTGTCTCCATGTCTGCATATCCTCCTCTTCCTATACAACCCCGCCTTTGATCAGGCGCGGCCCAAATCTATCTCAGAACCGGAACCTGTGTCAAACCATGATCCGGTTGGCCATCTCACTGCTGATGGCGATCCTGGAATCCTTCACGCTGACGATCACGTTTCCGCCTAACTGGGAAACAACGGTCACGTCAGTACCTGTCACAAAGCCCAGATTCTCCAGGTGACGTCTTATCTCTTCTCTGCCGCCTACTTTTTTGATCTGCTTTGTCTCTCCTGTTGAAGCCATAGTCAAAGGCATATTCATCACTCCTTCATTATCCATCGTCATCGAAGTTAGGTTTTTCTAACTGCTTATAAGTTAGCACACGCTAACATAATTTGTCAACAACTTTTTCACTTTTTCTGGTGAAAATTTCCATGAGTTAAAAAAATACAGGGACCTCGGTCCATCAACGGAACCC is a window encoding:
- a CDS encoding FeoA family protein, producing the protein METLRNVKCGQSVKVVKLHGEGAVKRRIMDMGITKGTDVYVRKVAPFGDPVEVTVRGYELSLRKADAEMIEIQ
- a CDS encoding FeoB-associated Cys-rich membrane protein, translated to MNAGTMIVLLILLCVVGLVVRKMVKDKKAGRTCGSCGGNCSCCHGTEKQK
- the feoB gene encoding ferrous iron transport protein B, with the protein product MSVKIALAGNPNCGKTTLFNALTGSNQFVGNWPGVTVEKKEGKLKGNKDVIIMDLPGIYSLSPYTLEEVVARNYLIAERPDAILNIVDGTNLERNLYLSTQLMELGIPVIMAVNMMDVVEKNGDIIKIGELSRQLGCEVVEISALKGTGIKEAADKAVRIAGKKSAGAPVHRFQKRVEEALDEIESLLDSKIPEGQRRFYAVKLFERDNKIGETTTGLPDVEAIIAAVEKDLDDDSESIITNERYTYIGTVIKKAYTKKSRGKMTTSDKIDGIVTNRFLGLPIFFAVMALVYYVSVSTVGGWATDWVNDGVFADGWNFLGISSLHVPAIPELLNNGLEAVNCAAWLQSLIVDGIVAGVGAVLGFVPQMLVLFLFLAFLEGCGYMARVAFIMDRIFRKFGLSGKSFIPMLIGTGCGVPGIMASRTIENDRDRKMTIMTTTFIPCSAKLPIIALIAGALFGGAWWVAPSAYIVGVLAIICSGIILKKTRKFSGDPAPFVMELPAYHMPTVGNVLRSMWERGWSFIKKAGTVILLSTIFIWFTQGFGFENGSFGMVDDMDHSLLAAIGKGISWLFIPLGWGDWKAAVAAVSGLVAKENVVGTFGILYGFSEVAENGAEIWGTLAGSFTAAAAYSFLVFNLLCAPCFAAMGAIKREMNNAGWFWFAIGYQTLLAYCSALVIYQMGHLLEGGAFGIGTVAAVIIIAVFLYLLFRPYKEKNTLDIKMKTGKAAKA
- a CDS encoding FeoA family protein, giving the protein MPLTMASTGETKQIKKVGGREEIRRHLENLGFVTGTDVTVVSQLGGNVIVSVKDSRIAISSEMANRIMV